The following DNA comes from Solanum stenotomum isolate F172 chromosome 11, ASM1918654v1, whole genome shotgun sequence.
GAGTATTTACAATTCAAGAATAAGTGAGTGAAGTCTTCAGAGAAAGATATCATCTCGGGAGAATTGGTAGGTCTCAATAAGAAGTCttaccaaaaaaacaaaatattgaatttcCTCTGTTATTACTTATGAATCCGGTTTCATAAGTTGGCTTTTCCATTTCAACCTCATCACCTCAATATCATCTGCATATAATGGACGAATTCCCCAATTAGCTGATATTCGACTATCTAAAGATGCCTCAAATCTACAGTAATCATTTGGACTATTTACCGAAAAGGGTTCTTTGCCTTTTCCTTTAAAGTATACCTTTGTCTTATCAAATTGTAAGAAGACAAAGCAGTCATGACGATCACTTGAAACTGCATTTGACACTTCCAAATAGATAATATCTTCAAGTGTGGGTCGATCCAAAGAAGCCTGTTCCGGCACCAATTTGGTTTTGATTCCAAAACCCAAGCACAAACTGAATGCTGAATGCCGAGCACGAGAGAGTTTTGGCAATTGGAAAGGAAGCCCACAATACATAGCAAATCCCATGAACTTATCATTAAACCAGTGTTTCTTCAATTTGATGGAAATCGTCCTTGAATGTGTCTGGCGATAGTTAAACCACCAGAGAACCTCATCACTTGGAGAACTTCTAGGGAAGAGAATAGAAAACTTTCCCCCTTGGAATTCATTGTCAAAACCCGACTGCAACAATAATAATGTAGCAATAAGTATTTagcttttttcttttggataacCAAGAAAGATCCTAGGGCCAATGGCACACAGTTCAAAACTCGGTAGATAGTTAGCCCACCCCTTTACCCTTCATCATCAAAATGCCATGCTTTTGTGTGTGGCAGGATTCGCTCATGTGACATGCGCCTAACTCACACATCACAAGTTGCGTCTTACCACTAGACAAAAGCTTTGGAGCTATTGCAGCATTAGTTTATTATTTACACTTTTACAATGAACAAGATCATCATTCCATGCTcgaaatctcaaaaaaaaaacatattcaaTGAGGAAAAGAAAACATACCTTTAGCTGCATcattgaaagaaaagaaaagagaattttttgTAGCATCGCATTCATGTCTTCCTTTTGACAATTTCCCACCTGCAAAACAGAACTTTCCCTGCGTGAAGCATACCACATCTCCTGCATCTTCCAGTTAGCGAAGGAGACCATGTACAACTCTTTGTACATGGTTGGTAATTTTTGAATGCTTTGCAAAGCAAAACGATCATCAGCAAACAATTTCATTATACTAAGAGGAAGCTCTGGCAGCTCTTTAAGATTTTCACAATATGTTATGTCAAGGTATCGAAGGTGCTTAAGTAACACAATGCTTTTAGGTAAATAGGTGAAGCTATTTCTGCTCAGATTTAACTCTAATAGTGAGGCCAAACATCCAAGATCTTCAGGAACACTGCCATCAAATAAATTGCAAGCACTAAGATCCAGTCTTTCAAGTCTGCAGAAGAAAGATAAAACACTGGGAAGCTGAAAGTTCAAATCAAGCTGGGCAGAACATGTGCCCCAACTGCATAAATCGTGCACATGAAAAGTCCTTGGTACTTTTCGAAAAGATAGGAACTTCAGTTTCCTCAAGCTTATGAAGGAATTTGGGGTGTGCCAGATTGCTGTGCCAGTTGCATCAAGCCCCTCAATGTTTTCTAGATCACCAATATTTTCCGGCAAGGTTTTTAGTTTAGAACACTGAATGAGGTAAAGGaacttcaaattcttcaacCTGCAAATGCTGGTAGGGAGAATTTCAATGTGAATGCAGTCACACATATCTATATAGCTTAGAGAATTGCCATGTTCAAATGATGATGTAGATACACGAAAGTATGTCTTCTTGAATTCTGATAAGCGATTCACATTTTGCTGAACTTCTGGAACTTTTATCAAACTCCGACATCCAGaaaaatttagaatttcaaGAGACTCAGACTGTAACTTAGTGGGAAGCCTTTCAAGTTTTTCACAACCTTCCACTACTAAACTCATAAGATTTTTGAGGGCTCCGACAGATTGATGGACCTCTACCAGCTGAGTACAACGACTAAGGAATAGcttctccaaatttggacaTCCAGAAAGGTCTGAAATTTGGATCAATTTTTGGGAGTCACTCAAATCAAGAAGAGTCAACCTGTTTAAATGCTGTTTCAAACAAGAAATGACATCTATGAATACAAGTACAACATTAAATTCATGTAGATATCTACGGCGATAGCTTTTGTACACAGATGAAAATATGGTCTTAGCTATAGATTTACAAAAGACTCGAAAACAATGATCTAGTATTTTGATCTCTGTTTTGCTTTGGGAATTGTCATGTGCAACACATAACAAAAGTAGTTTCTAATTGAAAAAAGAATGGCAGAATACCTTGTCACCTCACAACACTTAGCACGGTTTGTTCATTGCATGCTGTTCAAACTCAAGCAGAGAGACTTAATTTGGGGAATTTCTGATTGTATTTCATAAAACCGATATACAAAATGTGAAGTATGTCACTATATATACATGTCTGACACCTAACTGATTTCTGTAACTAACTACTTGCACTGCTAACTAACTAATCAACAAATTAACCAACTAATGAATATACACAATTATGCCTCTAAGTCTGCATTACACCATTACCTCCAATACATGCCTAAACTTCTAGTACTCTTAAATATTAAGTTGGTTAAAATATgcattatatattaaaaagaagCAAGAAGAAATACACAGTTGAGCCAAATAAACCACTGTATATGACTATGTGGTAATAGGCCGTTGGAAAATACTCCACTTGaaagctatttttttatttttcttcaatgcACACTCTTTTCCATATCAGCATCCAGGGTTGTCGAGGCTATCAAATAACCGTGTTTAGGGGGTAATCAGGACTACAAAAAGTTTATGCACGCAATAAACAAACTGTGTCAAGTTTATGTGATAGTGAGGTATTCAGccaaaaagatagaaaaaagcATTGACAATATATGTATAAGAGTTAGTTTGTGTTACAGAATGTATATAAATCTCTTTCTTGATATTGTACAAAGATATAGATAGATAGCATATCTTTAGGATTtcctctttatttctttccttagttagcttataatattattgtatttatacatgTTTACTTATTGAATAAGACACAAATTATTCTCTCCAATTCCTTGCACATGGTATAAGAGCATAACTGGAATTGTGAGACTTGAAGTGTGGTTCTCGAGCCTCACCACTGGTGGTTGCCGGAATTAGCCGCTGCCATATTTCTGGTTCATGTGACTTCACCACTGGTGGTCTGTCTTACTGATTTGACGTTGCCTTAAGATTCCCAATGGATTTATGGTGGTTTCTTATCATTGGACCACGTTTTGAAGATTTAACATCAAGATCCAGGTTCTGGAATCTTTCTTTTGGTGATACTTTAGTTTGAATTCCTTTCTCTGCTGCTGTTTGATCTGTTTTGAGCCAGACTGTATGATCTTTGCTGCTGGTGGTTCAAATTTCCTCTCTGTTGCTTGATTGGTTTTCTGTCCAGAGCCTTTGGCTATTCATATTTTAGTTTCTTGTTACTCTATGAATTGCTGGGTATTCGAACCATCTGAACTCTGTTTTGGGTTATTTGGTTTTCTCGGGTTTTCTCTACTTGAGTTGAGCCGTTTTGTGAAGTTGACTATTCTCTTTTTAAAACCTTTATATTGGGAGTTTTGGTGATTTCTTTGTTAATTTGCATTGATATTGTGAGAATGAATGATAATAAGGGAGAAGAATGGAAGAGTTCAGATAAGCGTAATAGTAAGGTTGATGTTGCTCGTTGGCCATCATCGGATAAAAAAGTTTTGGTTTCGTCAGAAGATTATGCTAGATTCGTTCAGTATCAGAAATCTACTTAGTTACTACTTTCGTCGAGTCAGGGAAAGCGTGCCTTATTACCTCTTCAAATAAATGGGTGATTGATTCAGGCGCCACAAATCACATGACAGGTAACCCTAATACTTTTTCTAACCTCCAGCCACACAAAGCACCATCTCCAATTATTGTAGCGGATGGATCAACTTGTACCAGTGTTGGGTCTGGAACTGTTAAACCAACCTCATCTATTACCCTGTCATCTGTCTTAAGTCTCCCAAAATTggcctttaatttgatttatgttAGTAAATTTACGAGAGACCTTAACTATTATATCTCGTTCTTTCCCGATTATTGTCTGTTTCGTGACATTGGAACAAATCAGGTTATTGGTAATGGGCATGTATATGATGGTCTCTACATCCTTGATGAATGGGAACCTCGGTCTGTTGCATGCTCAGGTGTTATTTCTCCATTTGAAGTACATTGTTGATTGGGACATCCTTCACTACCGTTGTTGAAGAAGCTTTGtcccaacaacaacatacccagtgaaatcccactaggtggggtctggggagggtagagtgtacgcagaccttgtcactacctcgtggaggtagagaggctgtttccgaaagaccctcagctcaagtacaacAAATCCAAGTTAAAGGGGAGGAAAACAGTGTACAAAACATACCATCCAATAAGAAAGATAGTGAATAATCAACAGAGGAGACAATAGCCTCAATAGCACAATGAGAGAAGTGAAacgcgataaacaacataaggcTATAGGTATCACANNNNNNNNNNNNNNNNNNNNNNNNNNNNNNNNNNNNNNNNNNNNNNNNNNNNNNNNNNNNNNNNNNNNNNNNNNNNNNNNNNNNNNNNNNNNNNNNNNNNNNNNNNNNNNNNNNNNNNNNNNNNNNNNNNNNNNNNNNNNNNNNNNNNNNNNNNNNNNNNNNNNNNNNNNNNNNNNNNNNNNNNNNNNNNNNNNNNNNNNNNNNNNNNNNNNNNNNNNNNNNNNNNNNNNNNNNNNNNNNNNNNNNNNNNNNNNNNNNNNNNNNNNNNNNNNNNNNNNNNNNNNNNNNNNNNNNNNNNNNNNNNNNNNNNNNNNNNNNNNNNNNNNNNNNNNNNNNNNNNNNNNNNNNNNNNNNNNNNNNNNNNNNNNNNNNNNNNNNNNNNNNNNNNNNNNNNNNNNNNNNNNNNNNNNNNNNNNNNNNNNNNNNNNNNNNNNNNNNNNNNNNNNNNNNNNNNNNNNNNNNNNNNNNNNNNNNNNNNNNNNNNNNNNNNNNNNNNNNNNNNNNNNNNNNNNNNNNNNNNNNNNNNNNNNNNNNNNNNNNNNNNNNNNNNNNNNNNNNNNNNNNNNNNNNNNNNNNNNNNNNNNNNNNNNNNNNNNNNNNNNNNNNNNNNNNNNNNNNNNNNNNNNNNNNNNNNNNNNNNNNNNNNNNNNNNNNNNNNcatcactgaatttgcaccccaaatattctgttttggtcctactcaacttgaaccctttggactcaagcgtttgtctccacacctccaacctCGCATTAACTCTAtcccgcgtctcatcaatcagtactatgtcgtccgcaaataacatacaccacgGAACCTTctcctgaatagaccgcgtcaactcatccatcaccaaagcaaatagaaAAGGGCTAAGGACTGATCCTTGGTGCAACCCCATCTCAACTGGGAAAAGTTCCGAGTCACCTCCAACTgttctaacccgagtcttggctccaccgtacatgtcctttatcgccctaatataTATCATCGGGACACCTTTTGCTtccaagcacctccagaggacactcctcggtactttgtcataggccttttcaaggtcaataaacaccatatgtaggtctctcttcctctctctaTATTTCTCTACCAGTCTTCgcataagatgaatggcttcggtCGTCGACCGTCCCgagtttcaaaatatttctttcttggATTGTGAATCATGTCGATTTGCTAAACACCATCACACCTCGTTAAGTCCAAGGGTTGATAAGCGAGTAGAGTCAACTTTTGAGTTAGTTCATTCTGATGTTTGGGACCATGTCCTGTTGTTTCCAAAACTAgacataaatattttgttacttttgtgGATGACTTTTCTAGAATGACGTGGATATACTTTATGAAGAATAGATCTGAAGTGTTTTCCCATTTTTGTGCGTTTTCGCTGAAGTCAAGACTCAATTTAATACTACCGTGCTAAGGAGTGATAATGCTAAAGAATACATGTCAGAATCATTTCAGTCGTTTATGAGGCAACATGGGATTCTCCACCAGTCATCTTGTGTTAATACACCTTCTCAGAATGGAGTTgctgaaagaaaaaataggcATCTACTTGAGACAGCTCGGGCACAATTGTTTCAAACAAAGGTTCCTAAACAGTTTTGGGCCGATGCAATCTCTACAGCTTGTTTCCTGATTAATCGCATGCCATCTACTGTGCTTGTAGGTAATGTACCCTATAACATTCTTTTTCCAAATAAGTCCCTATTTTCGGTGGAACCTAATGTATTTGGAAGCACTTGTTATGTTAGAGATGTTTGACCATCAGTTTCCAAGTTGGATCCCAAGGCCTTGAAGTGTGTTTTCTTCGGATATTCTCACCTTCAGAAAGGATATCGTTGTTACTCTACtgaacttggaaaatatttggTATCAATTGATGTAGCCTTTTCGAAGGCTATACCATTCTTACCATTTCTACGAGTCAGGGGGAGGAAGATGAGTGGTTAGTGTACCAAGTTACTAGGGCCATTCCAGAACGATCAAATGATGTTTCTCATACATCGCCTGATTCTTCAATTCAGCACCAATCTACTATTGTGCCTTCAGCGCCAGTTCCATCAGCTCCAACAAGACTGCCCGTTGTTCAGGTTAACTCTAGGAGACGGGAGACTAATGATACCTATGTTGCACCAACTCCTTCGTCATCAGATCCTCCTCCAAGTGATCCTACCGAAAATATTGACCTTTCTATTGCTCTTCGCAAAGGTACATGCACTTGCAAATCCATATATTCCATTAGTAATTTTGTTTCCTACAGTTAGTTATCTCCCGCATCTAGATCTTTGATTGTATCTCTGGACTCTATATCTGTACCCAAAACTGTTAAGGAGGCTTTGAATCATCCTGGATGGTCTAAAGCAATGCTTGAGGAAATACATGCCTTAGAGGAAAATCACACATGGGATCTGGTAGACTTACCTAGTGGAAAGAAAGCAGTGGGAAGCAAGTGGGTATTCACAGTCAAAGTTGGCTCTGTGGCGAGACTTAAGGCTAGACTTGTGGCCAAAGGGTATGCTCAGACTTATGGGGTGGATTATTCAGATACCTTCTCTCCGGTTGCCAAACTCACTTTTGTCTGCGAATTGGCCGTTACATCAGTTGGATATTAAGAATGCGTTCCTTCATAGTGATCTCCACGAAGAGGTTTATATGGAGCAACCGCAtggttttgttgctcagggggagtatGGAAAGGTTTGTCACTTGAAGAAGTCCTTGTATGGCTTGAAACAGAGTCCTCGAGCTTGGTTTGGAAAATTTAGCGACGTAGTTCAGGAGTTCGGATTGGAAAAGAGCAAATGTGATCATTCAGTCTTTTATAGGAAATCTGTTACTCGAACTATTCTCCTTGTTGTATATATCGATGACATTGTCACTACTGGAAGTGATTTTGCTGGTATCTCTTCTCGCAAGTCTTTCTTACATACTAAGTTTCATACAAAAGACTTGGGACAACTTAAATACTTCTTGGGAATAGAAGTATCTAGAAGCAAGAAGGGTATTTTTCTATGTTAGAGAGAATATTCTTGACCTACTGGCAGAAACTGGAAAGTTGGCTGCCAAGCCTTGCAGTACTCCAATGGTTCCCAATGTGCTCTTATGAAAGATGATGACTATCCATTTGAAGATCCAGAACGGTATAGAAAGTTGATTGGGAAATTAAATTATCTCATTGTGACTCGTCCAGATATCGCCTTTGCAGTAAGTGTGGTTAGTCAGTTCATGTCCACACCCACAGTCAGACATAGGGCAGCTTTAGAACAAATCTTATGTTATTTAAAAGGAGCCCCTGGACTTGGTATATTGTATAGCAATCATGGACACTCTCACATTGAGTGTTTCGCAGATGCAGGTTGGGCTGGATCCAAGATTGATCAAAGATCTACTACTGGTTATTGTGCTTTTGTTGGTGGAAACTTGGTGTCATGGAAAAGTAAGAAACAAAACGTTGTATCTCGGTCCAGTACAGAATCCGTATAGAGCAATGGCACATTCTACATGTGAAATCATGTGGATACATCATCTTTTAACTGAAATTGGATTGAAGCATTCTACTTCATCAAAACTTTGGTGTGATAATCAAGTTGTGCTTCATATTGCTTCAAATCTGGTATATcatgaaaaaatgaaacatattgaggttgattgtcattttattcGTGAGAAGATTCAGGAAAACTTGATATCTATGGGCTACGTGAAGACAGGAGAACAAGTGGTTGATTTGTTCACGAAGACATTGCATAGAGCTCGAGTAAATTACCTTTGTAACAAGATGGGCATAATCAATATACATGctccagcttgagggggagtgttacaAAATGTATATAGATCTCNTTGGTACTATTTTCATGTAACCCAAAATAGAAAATCATTCATTAACTCCTACATATATACATActctctcaatttatatgatatttttttattcttgaaattcaaGCTATGTgaaatttcattaatattttaaaatatttattattattacattaaCATAATAAGAATTGCAACTTATGTTTGTTCATAAATATTACGTTCTCGCTAAGATGCAATTCAACCAAAAACATTATTAGTTGTGATTCTTGTcatgtttatataattttaaaaaaaggaacaagaaaaTACACCTTATAGCTTGactttcaaaaacaaaaaataacctATAAATTAATGAAGAGAGTAAaatgtaaaaaaagaaaataggttaattatatttatattttgttgattgaCAAGTAATTTTAAATAACTATTTATGTTTATcctaaaaataatacaattgatTTTGTAGAGGTTAAAAACAAATATCTTAATTTATCTTAGTTTAACTCTTTTTTAAATACGTAATTTTTTGactttaaatcaaaataaatattaatatatttatgtttatttgatttttgacAAATGAACATTATGAACCACCATAAATTTTCGTAAACAGCCTACaagcactttttaaaaaatttatacatgTTGTTTATTCCCATTTTATTGATTGAATCGAAAAGACGAGTAATTCGAATCAAACATAAAGATAATTTAGGCGATGAATCTGTTTGACACCCagaaactctaaatcctggATCTGCCACTGGGTGTATGGTTTGAAAATGCTTTTAACCTCATTTAAAAGCTTTAATACATTGCCTCATTTTCCTCAAGGCAAGAACAGAATATCGTAAATTAATgacttataatttataaaatttctcTTGATACCGTATTTTCTGTTAAAACATTCAGCAATATCTTCATGAAGCCATATCCTTTTCTTCGGGTATTGTTGTTGCAGTGCAACGCGTCGTCCCATTTCTCGAATCAAATCATGCATCGCAATCCTTTCAAATGATGACTCAAAAAGGAGGGACTTCTCAATCAGGACAGCTATTATTATTTCAGGGTACAGTTTTCTAATATAAGCAGGACCTGGTATAAGGGAACATGCTAAGTCTAGAAAAACTTGCTTATGTGCATCCTCCAGTCCATCACAACTTATCTTAAGCTTTGAAATAATTTCATCTTCTGGAATACCTTTCAGTGCATCTCTCCTCTGCTTCATGCTCCGTCCACACAGGAAGGAACCTATGACTTTAAGCGCCAGGGGAAGGCCACCGGCGTACTGTGCCACCCGTTGAGAGAGCTGCTGAAAATCACTGTTAGGAGATGTTTTTCTAAAAGCATGCCAACTAAACAGCTGAATCGCTTCAGCTTCAGCTAGTAAGCCGACACTATAAGTTCCATCATAGTCCCGAAACAAGTGTTTATCCCTTGCTGTTATAATAATTCTACTGCCTCTACCAAACCAATTACTGTGTCCAGATAACCCATCCAACTGGTCTTGGTGATCCACATCATCAAGAACTACTAAAACCTTCTTAGAACCAAGCCTTTTTCTGATCATATCAATTCCACCATATTCATCAGCTATATTCACAGATTCAACTGTCAACACCTCAGAAACCAGAGTCTTTTGTAGAGACAACAATCCCAGCTTAGCTTGATTTTCTTTAACGTTTACAACAAAACAAGCACCTTCAAATTGATGAGAAATACTATCAAAAATAGCCCTTGCAATGGTGGTCTTCCCAATACCACTCATCCCTAAAATCCCAATAAATCGAACATCTTCACACTCCATCATCAACAGTGAAAGTACAGCTTGAATTTGTGATTCTGCTCCCACAAGAGTGCCACTGATCATTGACTTTCGGCTCAACTTATTAGATATATCTTTCACAATATGTTGAATGCATATAGACTCGTCTCTGCACGAGAGAGAGAGGACAATGACAATCTGAGCAAAAAAGAacttgaataaaagaaaatacacaGACAAATAAAACACAGATAgagtaaaacaaaacaaaatattgaaaaaatatttgaggaGAGTATGAATGTAATTGGAATCTTCAAATAGGAATTATGTATAGATTGTAAGAACAAAAAGGATGATACTCACTAACTCACCTTACTTACTAGAACAAGTGAACTTTAATTGATCTGCATATTTTACATTTACGAAAGGTGAGGGAGTAGGTGGCATGAGGTTACTTGCAGTTCAATAAGTTCATGAGTTGTACAAAGAAAACATGTGCAAGTGTAACAACCATTATAGAAGAAATGCTTGACAAAATGAGGTAATATAGCTACTGACCCATTGTAAGTAGCGCCATGCAGATCATGGCCAGACAAATCGGCTGCTTCTTTTAAAGCTTTCCTCCAGTTAAGCATCTTGTTGGTGTCACCCTTGAAATTTTCCTCATACCTGGAAAAGGCTTTAGCAAAACTATTTCTCTGGTAGCGTACTTCTGACGGAGTGATGTCCTAGAAGATTGGTACAACTACCCAGGACCGTCTTAATCATTAGCTCACTAAAGCCATCGCTTGGACCCCATATTTTTggggcctcaatttttttttaaaaaaaaacacttatatatatttattaaaaaaaaattatatgtacttttaattttttttttaaaaaaacatatatgaagtaaaaaaaaatgacagttAGTTTTTCCACTTTTTTTTAAGGGTATGAAACATTTTTTgggaataatttcctttaaGTGGAAAATTgtgttttcttatttatctcCTAAAAGTTTGACCCTATATTAATATTTACCTTATactcatattttttattctctattttattatttttattctcaatATTGAACTCTCTCCtacaattttctttgttttactattgcttacaagttacaaaagaacaaaatttgctTTCGGATGTCTTCTTCTGTCAccacccgagtctacaccctggacgtggctgacactcaagaaccattgctggtccccaagcaaaccctcatcctggttgACTACAACCGGAAGACtcacttaagcatgcaaaagcttaaaactgaaataaaattcaataaactcaacttttgaaactttaactcaaatgaacaacttagaataaaaataatatattcaactcactATAAATAggcacttaagtctttaaaactattaataaaataaatgaataatatagACTTCttaactatactgactatctacgaagcctctaactgataaagatggaagtcgggacaagacccatgacatcctgactaaattgaaaagtaaatgaaatcctccggaaaataaggaggctcaccatagctaactcgaactctcggatgtatcaacgaatctcctgttgatgatcctgaatacctgtgtct
Coding sequences within:
- the LOC125845876 gene encoding TMV resistance protein N-like, producing MAAANSGNHQWLTLLDLSDSQKLIQISDLSGCPNLEKLFLSRCTQLVEVHQSVGALKNLMSLVVEGCEKLERLPTKLQSESLEILNFSGCRSLIKVPEVQQNVNRLSEFKKTYFRVSTSSFEHGNSLSYIDMCDCIHIEILPTSICRLKNLKFLYLIQCSKLKTLPENIGDLENIEGLDATGTAIWHTPNSFISLRKLKFLSFRKVPRTFHVHDLCSWGTCSAQLDLNFQLPSVLSFFCRLERLDLSACNLFDGSVPEDLGCLASLLELNLSRNSFTYLPKSIVLLKHLRYLDITYCENLKELPELPLSIMKLFADDRFALQSIQKLPTMYKELYMVSFANWKMQEMWYASRRESSVLQVGNCQKEDMNAMLQKILFSFLSMMQLKSGFDNEFQGGKFSILFPRSSPSDEVLWWFNYRQTHSRTISIKLKKHWFNDKFMGFAMYCGLPFQLPKLSRARHSAFSLCLGFGIKTKLVPEQASLDRPTLEDIIYLEVSNAVSSDRHDCFVFLQFDKTKVYFKGKGKEPFSVNSPNDYCRFEASLDSRISANWGIRPLYADDIEVMRLKWKSQLMKPDS
- the LOC125845877 gene encoding disease resistance protein Roq1-like encodes the protein MSFNSESSLPHSKQWDYDVFLSFRGEDTRKTFVAHLYRELSRAGINTFKDDETLKSGVSISPQLVSSIKRSRFAILVFSENYASSKWCLDELSKIMECQLELGQVVVPIFCDITPSEVRYQRNSFAKAFSRYEEDFKGDTNKVHNWRKALKEATDLSGHDLHGATYNGLVAILLHFVKHFFYNGCCTCTCFLCTTHELIELQDITPSEVRYQRNSFAKAFSRYEENFKGDTNKMLNWRKALKEAADLSGHDLHGATYNGDESICIQHIVKDISNKLSRKSMISGTLVGAESQIQAVLSLLMMECEDVRFIGILGMSGIGKTTIARAIFDSISHQFEGACFVVNVKENQAKLGLLSLQKTLVSEVLTVESVNIADEYGGIDMIRKRLGSKKVLVVLDDVDHQDQLDGLSGHSNWFGRGSRIIITARDKHLFRDYDGTYSVGLLAEAEAIQLFSWHAFRKTSPNSDFQQLSQRVAQYAGGLPLALKVIGSFLCGRSMKQRRDALKGIPEDEIISKLKISCDGLEDAHKQVFLDLACSLIPGPAYIRKLYPEIIIAVLIEKSLLFESSFERIAMHDLIREMGRRVALQQQYPKKRIWLHEDIAECFNRKYGIKRNFINYKSLIYDILFLP